In a single window of the Papaver somniferum cultivar HN1 unplaced genomic scaffold, ASM357369v1 unplaced-scaffold_57, whole genome shotgun sequence genome:
- the LOC113343369 gene encoding uncharacterized protein LOC113343369 has protein sequence MEAFDEINKPADNNTLQLNGFLTMEELEDLKSSFAHMLDAVFEKHFGQKTYNREDPEGASSGGFSSDEGDSTKSTGLSDLISEAVAQDLCVDTSEEAKSTPTSVPLSSVSPVHTQVESQNVQSISSGADKEDSIDSVNSQVDEAAKTATNAFVKICQVKIDEGNCEELECSKELVFRHSNLIGYFDTSSSCVIARLGSIFLERYNEGLVCEMFPRHEYLSELHCLNSLSLRFVYVVEIGGGWKLVADLSTTNRILILLLARMVSIGKAHKWYALVLGMKVAEFFFLQFACVLLEMIQILNVLSWIEYLRWKFKFFSNGWLSKISCAAGRLNQFETSPAMVVYVQLLTIIVPRQEGDVHQILLKKFRKISVLIFYVHTNVRTGLFLAQIDTCQHSPLLLKYFGGF, from the exons ATGGAGGCGTTCGATGAAATCAATAAGCCAGCTGATAATAATACTCTTCAATTGAATGGGTTCTTAACAATGGAGGAATTAGAGGATCTCAAGAGTAGTTTTGCGCATATGCTAGACGCTGTTTTCGAGAAACATTTTGGCCAGAAGACCTACAATCGTGAAGATCCAGAAGGAGCTTCCAGTGGTGGGTTCTCATCTGATGAAGGAGATTCTACTAAATCAACTGGACTTTCCGACCTAATCAGTGAAGCTGTTGCTCAAGATTTGTGTGTTGATACATCTGAAGAAGCAAAATCAACTCCTACTTCAGTTCCGTTAAGTTCTGTTTCTCCAGTTCACACTCAGGTTGAATCTCAGAACGTTCAATCGATTTCTTCCGGCGCTGATAAGGAGGATTCAATTGATAGTGTCAATTCCCAAGTTGATGAAGCTGCAAAGACCGCTACAAATGCTTTCGTCAAGATATGTCAGGTTAAAATTGATGAGGGTAATTGTGAGGAACTTGAATGCTCGAAGGAATTGGTCTTTCGTCACAGTAACCTAATTG GCTATTTTGATACAAGTTCTTCTTGTGTGATTGCTCGGCTTGGGTCTATATTCCTGGAAAGGTACAATGAGGGTTTGGTTTGTGAGATGTTTCCAAGACATGAGTATCTGTCTGAACTTCACTGTCTGAATTCGTTGAGTCTTCGGTTTGTCTATGTTGTTGAAATTGGTGGTGGATGGAAATTGGTTGCTGATTTGTCAACGACAAATAGAATTTTGATTCTCTTGTTAGCTAGAATGGTGAGCATTGGCAAGGCACATAAATGGTATGCTCTAGTGCTTGGTATGAAGGTAGCggaattttttttcttacaaTTCGCATGTGTGTTGCTTGAGATGATTCAAATTCTAAACGTGTTGTCGTGGATTGAGTACTTGAGGTGGAAATTCAAGTTCTTTTCAAATGGTTGGTTGAGTAAAATTTCCTGTGCAGCTGGAAGGCTTAACCAGTTTGAAACTTCTCCTGCGATGGTTGTTTATGTGCAATTATTAACGATTATCGTTCCCAGACAAGAGGGTGATGTGCACCAGATTCTTTTGAAAAAGTTTCgaaaaatttcagtgcttatattTTATGTTCACACAAATGTTCGCACTGGTTTGTTTCTTGCACAAATTGACACTTGTCAGCACTCTCCATTACTTCTGAAATACTTTGGAGGTTTCTGA